GAAAATGCGGCGGTAGGGGAGCACAAGCACGTAGCGCTGTTCAGCATGGAGATGCCGGGAGAGCAGCTGGCCATGCGCCTGCTGGCGTCCCTGGGCCGCATCAATGGCCACAAGGTGCGCACCGGGCGCCTGGATGAAGACGACTGGCCGCGACTCATGTCGGCCATGACCATGTTGTCAGAGGCGCCGATCTTCATCGACGACACACCGGGCCTTTCCCCGACCGAGTTGCGATCCCGTGCTCGACGACTCAAGCGCGAGCATGGACTGGATCTGGTGGTGGTCGACTATCTGCAGCTGATGCAGGCACAAGAAGCGGGTGAGAACCGCGCGACAGAGATCTCGGCCATTACGCGTTCGCTCAAGAATCTGGCCAAGGAGCTCGACGTCCCGGTGATTGCCATGTCGCAACTCAACCGTAGTCTGGAACAGCGTCCAGACAAGCGCCCGGTAATGTCCGATTTGCGGGAATCCGGTGCCATCGAGCAGGATGCCGACGTGATCCTGTTCATCTACCGCGACGAGGTTTACAACGAGGACAGTCCCGACAAGGGAACCGCCGAAATCATTATCGGCAAGCAGCGCAACGGTCCTACGGGGAAGGTGCGCCTCACCTTTCTTGGTGAATACACCAAGTTCGAGAATTATATTCACGCCGGTTTCGACGAGGCCTACGGATGAGCCGCCCGGCGCGGGCACTCATCTTCACGGCCGCGCTTCGCCACAATCTCTCCCGGGTCCGCCAACTGGCGTCGGGTGCCCGGGTGATGGCGGTGATCAAGGCCAATGCCTATGGCCATGGGATCACCGGCGCGATTTCCGCCCTGGGGGATGCAGATGTCTTCGGCGTAGCCTCCCTGGAAGAAGCGCTCGCAGTGCGTGCCCTGCTGCCATCTGCGCAGCCTTTGTGTCTGCTCGAGGGTTTCTTCAACAGCGATGAACTGGCCACGGTGGCAGGCGAAGGCCTGCAGGTGGTAATTCACCATGTGTCTCAATTGGAGCAACTGGAAGCCTTTCGTGGCAGCGGATCCATCGCAGCCTGGGTGAAAGTGGATACGGGTATGCATCGGCTGGGCTTCCCGCCAGAGGCACTTCCGGAGATCCTGTCCCGGGTGCGCGCCTGCGAGCGTGTGCAATTGCTCGGATTGATGTCTCATCTGGCCGATGCAGATGTGCCGGACAGCAAGCCCACACGCAGGCAGATCGACCTGTTCCATGACCTGCTTGCCACGACCGGCCTGGCGGGGAGTCTGGCGAATTCGGCCGGCATTGTGGCGTGGCCCGAAAGCCACCATGACTGGGTGCGCCCGGGCATCATGCTGTATGGCGCCTCTCCGGTTGCCAACAAGAGTGCGGAAGAGCTGGACCTGCAGCCCGCGATGCAGGCCGAGAGCGCCCTGATCGCCATTAATGAACATCGTCGCGGTGACGCCGTTGGCTATGGAGGCACATTTGTCTGTCCCGAGGATATGCGAGTAGGCGTAGTCGCCTTCGGGTATGGCGACGGCTACCCGCGTCATGCGCCGGGCGGCACCCCCGTGATCGTGCGGGATCAAAGGGTCCCGCTCATCGGCAGGGTCTCCATGGATATGATCACGGTCGATCTGCGATCCCTGCCGGAGGCCAGCGTCGGGGACCGGGTGATGCTATGGGGCGGCAAACTGCCGGTCGACGAAATCGCGCAACAGGCCGGGACCATCGCGTACGAGCTCCTGTGCAGGGTGAGCGAGCGTGTGCCGCGCGTTGAGGTCGCGGGGGAGCCGGGTGATGGCACGACCTAGGACCGTGTTCGTGTGCAACGCCTGCGGAGCGCAAACGCCCAAGTGGGTGGGCCAGTGCCCGGGCTGTGGTGCCTGGAACACCCTGGAGGAGAGCGTGTCAACGGCATCCGCGGCCGGGGTGGGGCCTCGGGAAGGGCTGGCCCCCGGATCCGAGGTTCAAAGCCTGGAGGACGTGCGCCCGGAGC
The sequence above is drawn from the Acidiferrobacteraceae bacterium genome and encodes:
- the alr gene encoding alanine racemase; amino-acid sequence: MSRPARALIFTAALRHNLSRVRQLASGARVMAVIKANAYGHGITGAISALGDADVFGVASLEEALAVRALLPSAQPLCLLEGFFNSDELATVAGEGLQVVIHHVSQLEQLEAFRGSGSIAAWVKVDTGMHRLGFPPEALPEILSRVRACERVQLLGLMSHLADADVPDSKPTRRQIDLFHDLLATTGLAGSLANSAGIVAWPESHHDWVRPGIMLYGASPVANKSAEELDLQPAMQAESALIAINEHRRGDAVGYGGTFVCPEDMRVGVVAFGYGDGYPRHAPGGTPVIVRDQRVPLIGRVSMDMITVDLRSLPEASVGDRVMLWGGKLPVDEIAQQAGTIAYELLCRVSERVPRVEVAGEPGDGTT